The genomic region CTCAGCGCGCGAGGCTCAACGGAGACTGGCTCGTGCCGCTGCCGTCCGAATTCAGCACCAAGCAGGCGATGGCCATCGGCACCGCGGGCTACACGGCCAGCCTGTGCGTCGACGCGCTCGTCGCTCATGGCCTCCGACCGGATCAGGGCGATGTCCTGGTGACCGGGGCGACCGGCGGAGTCGGCAGCATCGCGATCGCGCTGCTGGCCAAGGCCGGCTTCACGGTGGCCGCCGTGACGGGCAAGTCTTCGGAAGCCGATTACCTCGAGAAGCTTGGCGCGACAACCGTCCTGGACCGTGCCGAGTTCGCCGAAGCGGGCAAACCACTGCAGAAGGAACGCTGGGCAGGAGTCGTCGATGCGGTCGGCAGCCACACCCTGGTCAACGCATGCGCCCAGACCCGGTACCGCGGGGCGGTCGCCGCGTGCGGGCTGGCCCAGGGGATGGACTTCCCGGCCAGCGTCGCCCCGTTCATCCTGCGTGGCGTATCGCTGCTCGGCATCGACAGCGTCATGGCACCCAGGGAACCGCGACTGGCCGCATGGGAGCGGCTGTCGAACGACCTCGACCCCGCGCTCCTCGACTCGGTCGCCGAGGAGATCGCGCTCGGTGACGTGGTGGATGCCGCGGGCCGGCTGATGGACGGCAAGGTCCGGGGCCGCA from Mycobacterium sp. IDR2000157661 harbors:
- the acuI gene encoding acrylyl-CoA reductase (NADPH); translation: MFSALLIEKDDDGLHVDVTALDDSKLPDGSDDTVTVDVEYSTLNFKDGLAITGRSPVVRKFPMVPGIDLAGVVTESSHADWKEGDRVVLNGWGVGETHWGGLAQRARLNGDWLVPLPSEFSTKQAMAIGTAGYTASLCVDALVAHGLRPDQGDVLVTGATGGVGSIAIALLAKAGFTVAAVTGKSSEADYLEKLGATTVLDRAEFAEAGKPLQKERWAGVVDAVGSHTLVNACAQTRYRGAVAACGLAQGMDFPASVAPFILRGVSLLGIDSVMAPREPRLAAWERLSNDLDPALLDSVAEEIALGDVVDAAGRLMDGKVRGRIVVDVNR